In Chitinophaga sp. HK235, a single window of DNA contains:
- a CDS encoding sugar transferase — MISNLPIQLTVEKKKKSGKVIELPGSANTFVLCIGAGNFMNRVVDGKDKWTIYAESTQLAKKVLKERLRLKLKPEFIICNISSNTFDLIDFRQFLQDTKGCEDIPLFVYTDFLTVEVRWELQKTGGIDDLITASITPEAFAEKLKTARRIRELSKKASTNTAGQRRSSKYYINYFFKRTLDVAVAGTALLLLSPVFLLVAILIRLESKGPIFYISHRAGNGYKIFDFYKFRTMVVNADKLVSQLSHLNQYDATDKDPVFFKVSNDPRVTRLGAFLRNTSLDELPQLLNVVLGHMSLVGNRPLPLYEAATLTTDDYAGRFLAPAGITGLWQIKKRGQKNMSVKERINLDISYAEKNSVLYDMWILANTPNALIQKDNV, encoded by the coding sequence ATGATATCCAATCTGCCCATTCAATTAACAGTGGAGAAAAAGAAAAAAAGTGGGAAGGTGATAGAATTACCGGGAAGTGCAAACACTTTCGTACTGTGCATAGGAGCTGGCAACTTTATGAATCGCGTGGTGGACGGTAAGGATAAATGGACCATTTATGCGGAAAGCACCCAACTGGCCAAAAAAGTGCTCAAAGAAAGATTACGTCTGAAACTGAAACCAGAATTCATTATCTGTAATATCAGCAGTAATACTTTCGACCTGATCGACTTCAGACAGTTTCTGCAGGACACCAAAGGATGTGAAGATATCCCCTTGTTTGTTTACACCGATTTTCTGACTGTGGAAGTTCGCTGGGAATTACAGAAGACTGGCGGCATAGATGATCTGATCACTGCTTCTATTACCCCGGAAGCCTTTGCGGAAAAACTGAAAACTGCCCGCAGGATCAGAGAGCTGTCTAAAAAAGCATCCACTAACACTGCGGGTCAGCGTCGGTCATCAAAATATTATATCAATTATTTCTTCAAACGTACCCTCGATGTTGCAGTGGCCGGAACCGCCCTGCTGTTGTTAAGCCCTGTCTTTTTGCTGGTCGCCATCCTCATCAGGTTGGAATCCAAAGGCCCCATCTTTTATATATCGCACCGCGCAGGTAACGGATACAAAATCTTTGATTTCTACAAGTTCCGCACCATGGTGGTGAATGCAGATAAACTGGTATCTCAGTTATCACATCTGAATCAATACGATGCTACTGATAAAGATCCGGTATTCTTCAAGGTAAGCAACGACCCCAGAGTTACACGCCTCGGCGCTTTCCTGAGAAATACCAGCCTCGATGAACTCCCGCAGCTGCTCAACGTAGTGCTCGGACATATGTCGCTCGTAGGCAACAGACCCCTGCCTTTATATGAAGCCGCTACACTCACCACTGACGACTATGCAGGCCGTTTTCTCGCTCCGGCAGGCATCACCGGCCTGTGGCAGATCAAAAAACGCGGCCAGAAAAATATGAGCGTAAAGGAAAGGATCAACCTCGACATCAGCTATGCCGAAAAAAATTCTGTATTGTATGATATGTGGATACTCGCCAATACCCCCAATGCATTAATACAAAAAGATAATGTCTAG
- a CDS encoding glycosyltransferase family 2 protein: MDSTQNKQDTPLVSIIALNYNQTTVTCEFLESTKKLNYRNFETILVDNGSTVDPTAQIEAGNYPNLKLILSPVNLGFTGGNNLGIEQAKGDYVFIVNNDTEVTPDLLDHLLAPFKTDPSIGVVCPKIRFYHHPNVIQYAGFHQMNLLTGRTWAVGSKEEDNGQHNTSGPTWCAHGAAMMVKREVIEKVGRFADKFFIYYEESDWSARILKAGYKIYYNADGLIFHKESITMGKESAIKVYYHTRNRILYMRRNTNKLQLTAFLLFFSFLTFPKSVGTYLLKGQFQHLKSFLKGVSWNLTTSSYSPV; encoded by the coding sequence ATGGATAGTACACAAAACAAGCAGGATACACCACTGGTTTCAATTATAGCACTCAACTATAATCAAACCACCGTTACGTGTGAATTCCTGGAATCAACAAAAAAACTCAACTACCGAAATTTCGAAACCATCCTGGTAGACAACGGTTCCACCGTTGACCCCACCGCACAAATAGAAGCAGGTAATTACCCTAATCTGAAACTGATACTGAGCCCAGTCAACCTGGGTTTTACAGGAGGTAATAACCTGGGGATCGAACAGGCCAAAGGAGATTATGTGTTCATCGTTAACAACGATACAGAAGTAACACCCGATCTGCTCGACCACCTGCTGGCGCCTTTTAAAACAGATCCATCTATCGGCGTGGTATGTCCTAAAATCCGCTTTTATCATCACCCTAACGTGATCCAGTACGCAGGTTTCCATCAGATGAACCTGCTCACCGGTCGCACCTGGGCGGTAGGCAGCAAAGAAGAGGACAATGGTCAGCATAATACCTCCGGACCTACCTGGTGCGCGCACGGCGCAGCCATGATGGTTAAGAGAGAAGTGATCGAAAAAGTAGGCCGCTTCGCGGATAAGTTTTTTATCTATTATGAAGAATCAGACTGGTCGGCCCGCATACTGAAGGCCGGCTATAAGATATATTATAATGCGGATGGACTGATCTTTCATAAGGAGTCCATCACGATGGGAAAGGAAAGTGCGATCAAGGTATATTATCATACGCGCAACCGTATTCTGTACATGCGCAGGAATACCAACAAACTGCAGCTGACTGCTTTTCTGTTGTTCTTCAGTTTCCTCACCTTCCCTAAATCCGTTGGTACCTATCTGCTGAAAGGCCAGTTTCAACATCTGAAGTCTTTCCTGAAAGGAGTTAGCTGGAATCTGACCACATCAAGTTATTCACCCGTTTAA
- a CDS encoding NAD(P)-dependent oxidoreductase — translation MSTIRSLVTGGAGFIGSHVVKHCLALGHEVVVLDDLSGGFEDHIPEGAVFVQGSVYDENLVASLFEEYRFSYVYHLAAYAAEGLSHFIRRFNYNNNLVGSINLINESIKHKVKCFVFTSSIAVYGAGQLPMREDMVPMPEDPYGVSKYAVELDLKAAHEMFGLNYVVFRPHNVYGENQNIGDKYRNVIGIFMNQIMQGQQLTIFGDGEQTRAFSYIDDVAIPIANCVDIPASYNQVFNIGADKPYTVNELAKVVGDCFGVTPDIKYLQARNEVMHAYSDHTKAHSVFGDGSGVSLQEGIKRMAAWAQKVGARKSKEFENIEIYEKLPQGWERKPEGASTTTA, via the coding sequence ATGTCAACTATAAGATCACTCGTTACCGGTGGTGCCGGATTTATTGGTTCACATGTTGTAAAGCACTGCCTGGCGCTCGGTCATGAAGTCGTGGTATTGGACGATCTGAGCGGGGGATTTGAAGATCATATTCCCGAAGGAGCTGTTTTCGTACAGGGATCAGTGTATGATGAAAATCTGGTAGCCAGCCTTTTCGAAGAATACCGTTTTAGCTACGTATACCACCTCGCAGCCTATGCCGCGGAAGGACTTTCACACTTCATCCGCCGCTTCAATTATAATAATAACCTGGTAGGTAGCATCAACCTCATCAATGAATCCATTAAACACAAGGTGAAATGTTTTGTGTTTACTTCTTCCATCGCAGTGTATGGCGCAGGTCAGCTGCCGATGCGGGAAGATATGGTGCCGATGCCGGAAGATCCGTATGGTGTATCCAAATATGCAGTGGAACTGGACCTGAAAGCAGCACATGAGATGTTTGGTTTGAACTATGTAGTATTCCGCCCGCACAATGTGTATGGTGAAAACCAGAACATCGGCGACAAATACCGCAACGTGATTGGTATCTTCATGAACCAGATCATGCAGGGCCAGCAGCTGACCATCTTCGGTGATGGAGAACAGACCAGGGCTTTCAGTTATATTGATGATGTAGCGATTCCGATTGCCAACTGTGTTGACATCCCCGCATCATACAACCAGGTGTTCAACATTGGTGCAGATAAGCCCTATACAGTTAATGAACTGGCAAAAGTAGTGGGTGACTGTTTTGGTGTAACCCCTGATATCAAATATCTCCAGGCCAGAAATGAAGTGATGCATGCCTATTCCGACCATACCAAAGCGCACAGTGTATTTGGTGATGGTTCCGGTGTCAGCCTGCAGGAAGGCATCAAACGGATGGCTGCCTGGGCACAGAAGGTAGGTGCGAGAAAGAGCAAGGAGTTTGAAAATATTGAGATCTACGAAAAGCTGCCACAGGGTTGGGAAAGAAAACCTGAAGGCGCTTCTACAACTACCGCGTAA
- a CDS encoding glycosyltransferase → MPGKGKIKVLQAIRQGLVGGGESHVLSLVGALDKDRYEPLVLSFTDGPMITRLREMGIRNFVLPSLRAFDVSCWMRVKALIEKEQIDLVHAHGSRAASNLFLPARMAGRPLLYTIHGWSFHEDQSFLQKRLRIWSEQMLTSGAHANISVSASNRDTGVKHFRRFRSTVINNGIDLDLFNPEGELPDLRITLGIPAHHTVVGYIARITHQKDPLTMIQAFCQVLKSEKDITLLVVGEGDMKAEMEALATSLNITDRILFLPFRQDVPALLKAVDIYCLPSLWEGLPIGLLEAMAMRKAVVVTDVDGSCEIVQHRKNGLVIPVREPEKLAAAIIDLHTNTSLREELQHRAAATVAGSYSVQQMARQVGTLYDRILKTGN, encoded by the coding sequence ATGCCTGGAAAGGGAAAAATAAAAGTCTTACAGGCTATCCGCCAGGGACTGGTAGGAGGGGGTGAGTCCCACGTCCTCAGCCTGGTGGGAGCACTGGACAAAGATCGTTACGAACCGCTGGTACTGTCGTTTACAGACGGCCCCATGATCACCCGGTTAAGGGAGATGGGTATCCGCAATTTTGTGTTGCCCTCCCTGCGTGCATTTGATGTGTCGTGCTGGATGCGTGTGAAAGCATTGATAGAGAAAGAACAGATCGACCTGGTGCATGCACATGGATCCCGTGCTGCGAGTAACCTTTTCCTGCCGGCGAGAATGGCCGGCCGCCCTTTACTGTATACTATTCATGGCTGGTCTTTTCACGAAGACCAGTCATTTCTGCAAAAGCGACTGCGTATCTGGTCGGAGCAAATGCTGACCAGTGGTGCCCATGCTAATATCTCCGTTTCTGCTTCCAACAGAGACACCGGTGTAAAACACTTCCGGCGTTTCAGATCAACTGTTATCAATAATGGTATCGATCTGGACCTGTTTAACCCCGAGGGGGAACTGCCGGATCTTCGCATAACACTGGGCATCCCGGCCCATCATACTGTTGTGGGCTACATCGCCCGGATCACCCATCAGAAAGATCCGCTGACGATGATACAGGCTTTCTGCCAGGTGCTGAAATCCGAAAAGGATATCACACTGCTGGTGGTGGGAGAAGGAGATATGAAAGCTGAAATGGAAGCGCTGGCAACGTCGCTGAACATAACAGACCGGATACTTTTCCTGCCGTTTCGCCAGGATGTGCCGGCCCTGCTCAAAGCCGTGGATATTTACTGTCTGCCTTCCCTGTGGGAAGGACTGCCAATCGGATTACTGGAGGCAATGGCCATGCGCAAGGCAGTGGTAGTGACAGATGTAGACGGCTCCTGCGAAATAGTACAGCACCGGAAAAACGGCCTGGTAATACCTGTCAGAGAGCCCGAAAAGCTTGCGGCCGCAATCATCGACCTGCATACCAATACATCCCTTCGGGAAGAACTGCAGCATCGTGCAGCCGCTACCGTAGCAGGTAGTTATTCTGTACAGCAGATGGCCCGGCAGGTAGGCACTTTGTATGATAGAATTTTGAAAACTGGAAATTAA
- a CDS encoding bifunctional 2-polyprenyl-6-hydroxyphenol methylase/3-demethylubiquinol 3-O-methyltransferase UbiG: MTNNGPVTYEYDRIADRKRLDFISAAVAERAGDKASVLDVGCGNGVISRHLGQLGFNVLGIDVSEQAIARAKELNTSPRVSFEVLSAEQLVAQGNTFDVIVCSEVLEHLHQPSSLLATLHQSLKENGILVVTVPNGTGPRELLVTRPVLKMRAKNNWLWRLVVGVKKLMGYSGTTVQSAADNLDHIQFFKKSDLETLSAENSFRIIRFGKANFIEDVFPFSFLAKRIKALQWLDCKVADVLPYRFTGGFFSVWEKVR; the protein is encoded by the coding sequence ATGACAAACAACGGGCCTGTAACATACGAATACGACCGGATTGCAGATCGTAAGCGGCTGGACTTTATCAGTGCAGCAGTAGCGGAGCGGGCAGGCGATAAGGCCAGTGTGCTCGACGTAGGCTGTGGTAATGGTGTTATCAGTCGTCACCTTGGACAACTCGGATTTAATGTGCTGGGTATCGATGTCAGCGAACAGGCCATCGCCAGGGCAAAGGAGCTGAACACCTCTCCCCGCGTTAGTTTTGAAGTGCTGAGCGCAGAACAGCTGGTAGCGCAGGGCAATACTTTCGATGTGATCGTTTGCAGCGAAGTGCTGGAACACCTGCATCAGCCCTCATCCCTGCTGGCAACACTGCATCAGTCCCTCAAAGAAAATGGTATCCTGGTGGTGACCGTCCCCAACGGCACCGGCCCCCGCGAACTACTGGTGACAAGACCAGTACTCAAAATGAGGGCAAAAAATAACTGGCTCTGGAGACTGGTAGTAGGTGTAAAGAAATTAATGGGATACAGCGGCACCACCGTACAATCCGCCGCCGATAACCTGGACCACATCCAGTTCTTCAAAAAATCAGATCTGGAAACACTTTCGGCTGAGAACAGTTTCCGGATCATTCGCTTCGGTAAAGCCAACTTTATTGAAGATGTATTTCCCTTCTCTTTTTTAGCCAAACGGATTAAGGCGCTTCAATGGCTCGACTGTAAAGTGGCCGATGTATTACCGTACCGTTTTACGGGAGGATTCTTTTCTGTCTGGGAAAAAGTCAGGTAA
- a CDS encoding glycosyltransferase family 2 protein, translated as MLYVLYNCWVVFQVLIACYLLQPAVLLLIYWIRKAGRFLFKPGHEVKTSVNHHYTFAVIITAHKNLELVPPLVDSLLKQTYADYMVYVVADNCGDADLGMTHPKVKLLKPETPLNAKIRSIDFAINRFVSPHEVMVILDADNLVHPLYLETLNRYFNRGYQAVQTNMLAKNNDTVYAQLDAAGNYFSNFIDRRMRMELGLSANIWGLGIALKTTLYREVVYNHFFGGFDKKIQADIVKLIPVLAYAEDAMVYDEKIDTGDALETQRTRWINAYFKYFKYGWDVFCTGVRRGSFNLMFFGFNLLRPPLFLQVLLALVLGVLNYWIAPVWAWTWAAILIIFPLSFFAIVAVMSNDPRTIRALLHLPFFFLRQLKAFLHIRKANKAFLQTQNNKVMYIEDVLKQ; from the coding sequence ATGTTATACGTACTCTATAATTGTTGGGTGGTCTTTCAGGTGCTCATCGCCTGTTATCTCCTGCAGCCGGCTGTACTGCTGCTGATCTACTGGATCAGAAAGGCCGGTCGTTTTTTGTTTAAGCCCGGCCATGAGGTGAAGACCTCCGTTAATCATCATTACACTTTCGCCGTCATTATCACCGCTCATAAAAATCTGGAGCTGGTGCCTCCTTTGGTGGATTCCCTGCTGAAGCAAACATATGCTGACTATATGGTATATGTGGTGGCAGACAATTGCGGCGACGCTGACCTGGGCATGACCCACCCCAAAGTAAAACTGCTGAAACCGGAAACGCCGCTGAACGCCAAGATCCGCTCTATTGATTTTGCGATCAATAGATTTGTATCTCCACATGAGGTAATGGTGATTCTGGATGCAGACAACCTGGTGCATCCGCTTTACCTGGAAACGCTTAACCGGTATTTCAACCGGGGTTACCAGGCGGTACAGACCAACATGCTGGCCAAAAACAACGATACCGTTTATGCGCAGCTGGATGCGGCCGGTAACTACTTCAGTAATTTCATTGACCGTCGTATGCGTATGGAGCTGGGGCTTTCCGCCAATATCTGGGGGCTGGGCATTGCACTGAAGACTACGCTTTACCGCGAGGTGGTGTATAATCATTTCTTTGGCGGATTTGATAAAAAGATTCAGGCTGATATCGTAAAACTGATCCCTGTGCTGGCCTATGCAGAAGATGCGATGGTGTATGATGAAAAGATTGATACCGGTGATGCCTTGGAAACACAGCGTACCCGCTGGATCAATGCATACTTCAAGTATTTTAAATATGGATGGGATGTGTTTTGTACCGGTGTACGCCGGGGAAGTTTTAACCTGATGTTTTTCGGTTTTAATTTGTTGAGACCGCCATTGTTTCTGCAGGTGCTGTTGGCCCTGGTGCTGGGCGTACTCAATTACTGGATAGCGCCGGTATGGGCCTGGACATGGGCAGCCATCCTGATTATTTTCCCGCTTTCCTTTTTTGCGATTGTGGCCGTGATGAGTAATGATCCACGGACCATACGTGCTCTGCTGCATCTGCCGTTCTTTTTCCTGAGGCAGCTAAAGGCTTTCCTGCATATAAGAAAGGCCAACAAGGCTTTTCTGCAAACCCAGAACAACAAAGTGATGTATATAGAAGACGTATTAAAACAATAA
- a CDS encoding bifunctional GNAT family N-acetyltransferase/carbon-nitrogen hydrolase family protein: MSDTVEIRNLTAEDYFDLRESMESAYPDMSGSYWGESTIKRLIKLFPEGQIAVTVNDRVVGCALSIIVDYDKFGDNHTYAQITGFYTFNTHNPKGDILYGIEVFVHPEFRGKRLARRLYDARKTLCEQLNLEGIVAGGRIPNYEKYADKMSPRQYIEKVQDKEIYDPTLTFQFSNDFTVKKILKNYLPNDEASKGFATLLQWFNIYYEKDSDTIRYNKSTVRIGLVQWQMRDYGSIEVFMEQVEFFIDAVSDYGSDFVVFPELFNAPLMAEFNQLDPAGAIRGMAKYTEILRDRFLEHAVSYNVNIISGSMPIVIDEVLHNISYLCRRDGTWEHYIKIHPTPGEVASWGMKGGSDIRVFDTDCGKVGIQICYDVEFPEPSRILAEQGMQILFVPFMTDTQHAYNRVRFCAQARAVENECYVAIAGCVGNLPKVNNMDLQYAQSCVFTPSDFNFPVTGIKAESTPNTEMVVVVDVDLVLLKELHAFGSVQTMKDIRKDLYQVVKK, from the coding sequence ATGTCAGATACCGTTGAAATCAGAAACCTCACTGCGGAAGATTATTTTGATCTTCGGGAATCCATGGAATCTGCCTATCCTGATATGTCAGGGAGTTATTGGGGAGAGTCCACCATTAAGCGGCTCATCAAATTATTCCCTGAAGGGCAGATAGCCGTTACCGTTAATGACAGGGTGGTAGGTTGCGCCCTGTCGATTATTGTAGACTATGATAAGTTTGGCGACAACCACACCTACGCACAGATCACCGGTTTTTATACGTTTAACACGCACAATCCTAAGGGGGACATCCTGTATGGCATTGAGGTGTTCGTACATCCGGAATTCCGGGGTAAGCGCCTGGCACGGCGTCTGTACGATGCCCGTAAGACCCTCTGCGAGCAGTTGAACCTGGAAGGCATTGTGGCGGGTGGTCGTATCCCCAATTATGAAAAGTATGCCGACAAGATGTCGCCCAGGCAATATATCGAGAAGGTACAGGACAAGGAAATCTACGATCCTACGCTGACCTTCCAGTTCTCCAACGACTTTACTGTCAAGAAAATACTTAAGAACTATCTACCCAATGATGAGGCATCGAAGGGGTTTGCAACCCTTTTACAGTGGTTCAATATTTATTATGAAAAAGACAGCGATACGATCCGGTACAATAAATCTACCGTCCGTATCGGGCTGGTACAGTGGCAGATGCGGGATTATGGCAGCATTGAGGTTTTTATGGAGCAAGTGGAGTTTTTTATTGACGCAGTGAGCGACTACGGATCCGATTTTGTGGTATTTCCGGAATTGTTTAACGCACCCCTGATGGCGGAGTTCAATCAGCTGGACCCGGCGGGGGCGATCCGGGGAATGGCCAAATACACCGAAATACTCCGCGACCGGTTCCTGGAGCATGCTGTATCCTACAATGTCAATATCATTTCCGGTAGTATGCCTATCGTGATCGACGAAGTACTGCACAATATCTCGTACTTATGCCGGCGGGACGGCACCTGGGAGCATTATATCAAGATCCATCCAACGCCGGGGGAAGTAGCTTCCTGGGGGATGAAGGGTGGTTCAGACATCCGGGTCTTTGATACGGATTGTGGTAAGGTAGGCATACAGATTTGTTATGATGTGGAATTTCCGGAGCCGTCCAGGATTCTGGCGGAGCAGGGTATGCAGATTCTTTTTGTGCCTTTTATGACAGATACCCAACATGCGTATAACCGTGTCCGTTTCTGTGCTCAGGCAAGAGCCGTGGAAAATGAGTGTTATGTTGCCATCGCAGGTTGCGTTGGGAACCTTCCCAAGGTGAATAATATGGACCTGCAATATGCACAATCCTGTGTATTTACACCTTCCGATTTTAACTTCCCGGTAACCGGTATTAAGGCCGAGTCTACACCTAATACAGAGATGGTAGTGGTGGTGGATGTGGATCTTGTTTTATTGAAAGAACTGCATGCATTCGGAAGTGTTCAAACGATGAAGGATATACGAAAAGATCTTTATCAGGTAGTGAAAAAGTAG
- a CDS encoding thiamine-binding protein: protein MMNNKINLALQILPSVPSEQVYAVVDEAIAVIRDSGVKYRVCPFETVMEGTYEELMEVVRKTQEVCFKAGASQLLVYIKMQIKKDQDVTIEEKTGKYDSI, encoded by the coding sequence ATGATGAACAACAAGATCAATTTAGCCCTTCAGATCCTTCCTTCCGTACCTTCCGAACAGGTATATGCCGTAGTAGATGAAGCCATTGCCGTTATCCGCGACTCCGGTGTAAAATACAGAGTATGCCCCTTCGAAACAGTGATGGAAGGAACCTATGAAGAGCTGATGGAAGTAGTGCGCAAAACCCAGGAAGTGTGTTTTAAAGCCGGAGCATCCCAACTGCTGGTGTATATAAAAATGCAGATAAAAAAAGATCAGGATGTGACCATCGAAGAAAAAACCGGGAAGTATGATTCCATATAA
- a CDS encoding PH domain-containing protein, with translation MRYAATLDDNSRIVTNLIIIITLVILCRQVTDVNHDSTTTSVLLFILVPAIIAAACLSPRYYKITAEGLVIKRALFPITILFEDIVRLRSITEEELGTSSRMMGMGGIFGYLGTYRSAEIGKYQRWCTNRENLVLIESRTRKWVISPSGADDFVKTVNGIINVAG, from the coding sequence ATGAGATATGCTGCCACCCTGGATGACAACTCCAGGATCGTTACAAACCTGATCATCATCATTACCCTCGTTATTCTGTGCAGACAGGTTACCGATGTTAATCATGATTCCACCACTACCAGCGTGCTGTTGTTTATCCTGGTCCCGGCCATCATAGCAGCTGCCTGCCTGAGCCCCCGGTATTACAAAATCACCGCAGAAGGCCTGGTGATTAAAAGAGCACTGTTTCCCATTACCATCCTGTTTGAAGATATTGTGCGCCTGCGCAGTATCACGGAAGAAGAACTGGGTACCAGCAGCCGTATGATGGGAATGGGTGGTATATTCGGATATCTTGGTACCTATCGCTCTGCCGAAATAGGAAAGTATCAACGCTGGTGCACCAACCGGGAAAATCTGGTCCTGATCGAATCAAGGACCCGTAAATGGGTGATCAGTCCCTCCGGCGCAGATGATTTTGTAAAAACCGTCAATGGCATCATTAACGTTGCCGGATAA